Part of the Mytilus edulis chromosome 9, xbMytEdul2.2, whole genome shotgun sequence genome, cgatctcgactcggccatacacgagaacacatgacTGCTAAACGATTATCTTAATGTTTGTGCAGATCTGATTAACCCTCATAATTCTGCTTCCGCAAAAATCTATTGGCAACATTATTTTCAACTGTACAAAAATTCCTTCATGTACAGTACGTTTCTTTATTTTTGCAAGGAaaggtaacattttaaaagagaggcaaaagaaaccaaaggaacaCTCAAACTCAGAGGTCGAAAACAAAGCGACACAGCCATAGCAAAAAACGGTAACGcacgagaagacaaacagcagtacatataacatagaaaactaaacacttagCAACACGTAAACCAACAAAACCTGGGAAAATCTCAATTGTTCCGGAAGGGAAGAAAATCCTGCAATTTTGGCACCGtcggatttttcaaatattaaagtaattgtgcaataaTATTCATTGTTAGACTGCTGATGACTAAGTTATctttcaaagttggtttataagaaTATCAggattatattttacctgtttttctgttttgtctgtccgtattttCCGTTTGTCAAGAAATATTTGTAgcataaaaaatgaagatgtggtacaattgccaatgagacagctcttcacagaacaccaaatgacacagaaaatatcAATAACAACTTTAGGACACCTTACAGTAATGTTTTTACATTCGAACTTTTTGAcgtaattttacacaaaaatgagacgaaatataaacattttttatttggtGCGTATTTCTTTCTAACAAACAATACAAACTGTTCAGCgagcacatgttttgatcatttgtttctataagcaaaatgacaatgatacataaattaacaaaggactaccagTGGTTacctgacatgccagctccggaccttaattaaactgattcaAAGACTaggtcttcatcatatgaaaatcatgtacaatccctcccgttagtgAATGTACGAGTCAGGAGTCTGTAACAGTATTTCAGTTGTAACAGTTTTTGGCTGTgtatcatatttcttttttcgtttttcgtttaatttgtaaataaatctTGACgttatagttttctcgtttgaattgttcacTTTTGCCAATTTGGGCTAtagctttttttttctcttgttgGGATGGTTTCAGCTcaatggtcggattgttgtctctatgacacatttcGTTTCTAAATTTTACCATGTGATATTGGTTTTACTCATAGTTTAAGGTCATACTGTAATCTTGTgttacgtcatttggtctctggtggcaCGGCAGTATATTGTTCTTAGTAGGGACCTGTGGGATTTTTATAGAGAGATTTcattataaatatacatgtattatttgaaTGTACCCTATGGCAGAAGAAATTTAACATACATACGTTTCAGACTTGACAATCATTTGACCTTTGACCCCTAGCTCGTGGCAGAATTTGAGAACAATGCAATTTTTTTCTGCCAAATTTCTGTCCTCAGTGCACAACTATACTTGTATGtataaaatgtgtaaaatgtaGATCACTTGAATAAATTGACCATAAAACATTGTTTTCTATTTACCAATACCTTAAATTGTGGTCATCAGCTTCTTTAACATATGATCAATGATTAAAATATGACACATAGAGAGACTATGAAAatgaaattggaaaaaaagataGAAGgctattttaacaaaattgaccACGTTTAGCAGGACAGTGGTTGATTCACTTCTTGAAAATTTAAAGTATGGTAAAAGACTGTAACTGTTCTGGTGAATAAAAACACAATTCcaatcattattaaacttgagATCAAACAGGGGAAGGTATTACAGCAGTGAAAAGGGGAAGTAATTCAATGAAACACAGTTGACCATGAATTCCATATTTGCCATGAAAAGATAACATCATGCACAAATCTCACActgaaatgattttattttggttttttgttgtctTTACAccacatgtacaaataaatgtctttaaaaatcTTCAATGTTCAACATTTCCTCTTAATAAAAAAAGTTCCACCACAAACAGCTAGGTCCATCTTATTGCTCAGTGGCACCACCTGACAGTATACAATAGACAAGTAATTACTATTTGTTCTGTACttaataattttaacaaacatatattatttttatcatattgtaTACATCATATCTTTAATAACAGGAAAATTATCTTGCCAGAAATATAGATTGGTTGCTTTatgtccattggcaaatatttcatgtgtaTTCTGGCTGATGAAAGGatatataaaaatgttcttgatttTTGctgataaatacaaaattttaatgacATCTGTTAATTTTTGTCATGTTAATTTGTCAATATTACCATGTTATTAATTCAAATTTGTAAATCttgaaactttattttataaaaactacATAACAAACTAGCTGAGTTTCATTTAAGACATAAACATCAACAAAGAAACACTCAAAAATAAATACTGaaagattttattgaaatgtttagaataaaatatttaaagccattttttttttacagtaaatttcttaaaaaaaatataatttattttattaaagttgtGTAAGCTTTTGGTAATAAATTATTCTAAACTTTCCGAAACTTTATTTTTATGAACAGAAATGATTTACCAAAATCATGTAAGTCCTCAGCGATAGTATGTTCCAAGATCTGAGTGGGAACTGCTGCATTTACCAGTTTTTTAATCAatgttttcaagttttttgtcaaCTGAGAAATTGTGACTGGCTTTTTGTTCGCCTGGGAAACTTGAAACAAAGTTTTTTCACCAGGTTGTTCAAAAACAAGTTGCCTAAATTTTATTTGAGTTTTTAAAATCTCTCTTTTGttctttataaatttaatttttgtcaattcCTGGTCGACCTTTCGTGCATTGTCCCAAAGTCCTAATTTTAGAATGTGTTCCACAAGTTTCTTTTTTTCGTTACACTTCTTTATCAGTATCCTTTTTGCTTTCTCTTTTTTCTCTCGACTTATTCTTTCAAGTTCATTTTTCAAATCCAGCAGTCTTTGTTTTTCAGTAATtttaatatctttaatttttaattttgatctgTTAATAAGTTCCTGTACATTTTGTTCTGTCTGCCGATTTAGCCATGCACcagttttatttacattgtaaacTATGTGGGCCTCATTTGCTAGGCGAGATGCATTGGGTCTGTGTTTGATTAGCCAATCTAAATGTCCAAAAATAAATTCTGGTAATTTATTATGGGGCAAAACAGAATTGAATGTTTTGCTGCGATCGATACCATATTGTGTATGTTGGCCATCTTCTAAATGATCTTTTACTTTTTGTGATAAAGCCTTGCTAGTAGCAGAACACATCTGTATCAAAAAGGCAGCGCATTGTTCATCATTGTGATTGCTAACAAGAGATGCCCAAATTTCATCCTTTTTCACATCAACAGATGGAAATGGTACGAGTTCTCCTGTCATGAACAATTTAATTTTCTCAACATCAGTTGAAATATCTTCCAGAAATTGAACTAACTGTTGGTATTTCTGGTTCATGTGCAATATATGTATATCGCCTTCAAGTATTTTCCACAATGGGGAGGTAATAAATTTATTGAATAGACCAAGAGCCCGACATCCTACCATTATTGTGTCATTCTGCAAACAAGAGAGTACGGCTTATAGTAGCTGATTTAGCTTGCCTGGTGTTCCTTCGCCTTtaacattttttaagaaattcaTGACTTCTCAAGTGATAAATTGCTCCAGCATTGTGGAATACAACATTAAAGCGGTTTCCAAGGAAAGGTTTGATTTCATACTTATTGATTTGTTGACGTTGTAAGTATGTTTTGAATTCCAGATATACACCGTTTTTCTCATCTGCCCCGGATGCTAATGCTTTACTTGCAATTCTAATAGCATTTAATACGGAGGACTCACCTTTCAGACTTATTTCAGGATGTTCAGTACCTTCGAGGGGATCTTTGTGGAAATTATTGAACACGCTGTTCATTAATTCAGCAAtattcaaatatcaaatcaaatcaaataagtGTATTGCCATATAAACCAAAAACATGATCTGTGACAaacaacatatatacaaaaattcacaatacaatattaaaatacaaaatgtatcagttcaaattattgttttgggtctcccgtcctcagttctaatgactgtCTTATAAAGGaaactgtatttttaatttgactgtgagatgtggggtttagtattattttaagtttaagCATGTTATCTTTAACAGTATCTTTCCACTCTGAATTGGTTTTCATtaagtcaaaatatttgtttctataaaagttatatttagGGCATTTGCGAAGGAAGTGTTTTTCGTCCTCTATCTCATTACAGAATTTGCAATATCTCTGATCTCTAGGGATCTTAAGATGTCTACCATTTTCTATTAAAAGAGTGTGTTCGCCAATTCTGAATTTTGTTAATAGTTTTCTGGAGTCAGAATGGTTATGTTTTAGGTAAAATTCTTGTTTCAAGttaatcttaatatttttgtataggaaaattttattactttcattTAAGTCCTCCATCTTTTCTCCAAATAGATTATTGAAAAAGGCATTGCAACAAGATTTAATTtgcttttttatgttatttattgcTGTACCTGTATTTTGTACAGTTGTTATTATTTCTGGATTAATATCTAATTCTGTTAAAATATCAGTAAGGTAAGTATACCATGTATATATTCCCTCTGAGTGCAGTTTTTTACACATTTCAGACGCCTCTTTTAATAAGGGGTTTACATTTTGGGTTTCCAGACGGGAAAAGTATAGCAATGTTTGTGAGAGTATATACTCTTCAATAGGGAGTCGACCAAGCTCTGTTCGTGTTGCTATATTTGACGAGGATTTTCTTACTCCAAGTATATGCTTACATTAACTAGGAGATGTAAACCGCAGAAGAAATTGTACATTTTGCTAAGTAACATTTGGTCAGGTTCTTGCAACAGGTGATAATTTCCAAGATGTTCTTTTACATGGATGATCTATAAGATTCTAGGAGTTGGTTAAATGATACCTGGGTAGCAGCTCTATCTGACAtggtacattttatattttgtaaaattttgatggatcATAATTGATTATTTACGTCATTAGTTGTCACCTGATTATATCGTAACTCGATATCAcctaagatttacaaataaacgaagaaactgtatgattttttaaaaagaattgatGGCAAACACTGTCTTCAtctttaaatgagaggttggcatcattagttggaacttctgtttttgaAATTGTCGTTTTATGAAATGctgtcaaaaaaacaaaaaattcgcCAAATGATGTCATGAAAGCATCAGCATGTCGTAATAGCCATCAGCATGGCTACAGAAATTAATGCCAGAGGTACTGTGAGGTGACACTTGAATAACGACAGAGAAAGTAGTGTTTCACTTGAGTGAAgaatgaataaattttaaaatcggTTTTAGCTCAACAAATAAGATTTTGATGGTCTCTAACATGTAATTGTCTGATTGGTCAAGAtgttacggaagccgataagggccattcaaaaaaaataattaatgtcgtaattacgacatagcatgtcgtaatttcgacataacatgtcgttataacgacatcgctatgtcgtaatttcgacataacatgtcgttaaaacgacatctctatgtcgtaatttcgacatatcctGTCGTAATAACGACAGCACTATGTGGTTAAACGACATacctatgtcgtaataacgacatcgctatatataaaagaatatgtattatgattggcaatttgccaagagactaaatgacatagaaattaacaactataggtcatcataatgcccccaataattagaaaagcccccgcatagtcagctataaaagagggaggaaagataccagagggagggTCCCCAAAATGCTGTGTGACAgtcagtgttattaattaattattagctcccttggtaaaactccaaatttcatatttaatgtatttcattcttaaataatttacatgaagcttaataagtatatgtttgtaaattgtatagcttttgctatttgaattcattgtttaaagatatttatttatattgtaaagtttaatatttgcatcgtcgcaaaatctttggttaccttctttggatacATTCAGTGAGAAAGTTATATATACAACccctaaaatttaaaacaaaatctttcaaatttcatccgcaaaacaaaataaaaatgataaaatacacGAACAACTGGTTCGTACCTTGCACTTTAAATCTTTccagagcttatactgactggggataattattcagctatgttattttaagataggcgcgggcgtttggggttaaacataatTTCGTAGGTAAACAATATTAATGTGGAACTTTTTTTCGTGAGAGTATAATAGAGTATAACTTTCTGTTTGCTtaaattgtgaaatagaagtcaatacgttcttgctcactcctttgtcgctttgaaggtgtcatgatttttCATGCTCAGAATTGCAAATGTGTTCCTGTAATTTGAATTAAcatgactgagtgacgttttttcgaCGAACTGGTCAACTTAACCATACCGAATCACACTCTACTGTGatatataagtgagaggtttagcgctataaaaccaggttcaatccatcattttctacatttgaaaatgcctgtaccaagtcaggaatatgacagttattgtccattcttttgatgtgttttatcatttgaatttgccatttgattagcgactttccgttttgaattttcctcggagtttagtattttgtaattttacttttgacaTATTCAGTAAATACTGacgaaaaaaatctttatatgtaaagagttgtctcataaaaattaaatacacgggaaatggcaaagttcacgaagtctagtcttattaatctttttacaaacaaagtccaagcaaaaggggggcgtacgccctctacgccccctctggaCCCGCCACTgcacgcagttactgacagcttgttcaaagccaataacaactcataaaaaaatcttaccaagatttctgttaatcagtgttgattgagactcactggaaagaaatgcaccactattattctgtgtaacagaTTTTTTCATTGTTGCGTCAACCAGATTGATTTCTTGTTTTActtcatttgatttttaaaagtgtAAGAAAAATTGATTTCTTGGCCAAAAATACCGTGTGTTGCACTTATAAACATTTCCTCctgtttttaaaacatgctaaatgtttataattacatgattgtgtaaatatacattcaaacattagattaattgcatttatttcaaacATGCCAGAAAACATGAACATATTCGAATAAGGGTTAAAGCTGACTATAATTTAAGTGAAACATGGATGGGGATATACAAagtactgtaaaagaaaagttagaatatctatactaataaacgagaagacctcattttgtgtgtcgctgcttctcttccttctacaataaattaatcatcatgcatCTGTGTTCTATAtaggtatagtcgcatttgtcatcttttcttatgattattcagtttgggttattttgggaggaaaacgaaaataaaggtgtcagaccaccaatttaaaatccctatctgttcaaccaaatcttgcaattttcacagctatctaaatattttaccttaagtttaacttcaaggaaaccaggtatatcctgaattgtacatgtatcacctttctacatgccaattgtcaaccaatgtttaaagtcttatatgaaatttctgagGTACTACCAAAATGGTCTAAAtaatttccctttcaccaaaagtttcatttctgcatatttgttggttagtttaagtaaacaatgacatcaagagcactattttgtgtcagagaagtgtattaaacgagaagacctcattttgtgtgtcgcttctcttctttccccaataaattaatcatcatgcctctatgtcctataggtacatggcatagtcgcatttgtcatccatttatatgattattcagattgagttattgtgggagaaaaacaagaaaaaaagcgTCCGGATATTATTCCgacattggacgaaattttaagtcagattagacttccggtttgcgttttctTTATACTTTGAACACACATTTACTACGAATAAAGAGTATTTTCTATCTGATAttattttcaagttaactatccatggcggtcacagagtttattaattGATAGAGTCTGTATAATATATTAATGATCGCTGGCCCGTGGATCTATCATAGTAAAGtgagaattgaaagtaaaaaacaaataccctatattcacggccgacactcggctaaccgagagattggtcggttaatctatattgagtatgcggctatatcggcggttggtctgttaatcgggttggctaaagtctgttaatcaggtgttatcgagaaaatcattgcaagttcagtatgtttcattgtataactttttaattatatttatatcataaaaactattcatgtctaacaaaacgatttggagtactgaatccagtggtgtaattattttttttctagcttcaataaacgatctataaaatgaaaaggcgagttactcatcagtaaatttatacacattttac contains:
- the LOC139488629 gene encoding uncharacterized protein; protein product: MVGCRALGLFNKFITSPLWKILEGDIHILHMNQKYQQLVQFLEDISTDVEKIKLFMTGELVPFPSVDVKKDEIWASLVSNHNDEQCAAFLIQMCSATSKALSQKVKDHLEDGQHTQYGIDRSKTFNSVLPHNKLPEFIFGHLDWLIKHRPNASRLANEAHIVYNVNKTGAWLNRQTEQNVQELINRSKLKIKDIKITEKQRLLDLKNELERISREKKEKAKRILIKKCNEKKKLVEHILKLGLWDNARKVDQELTKIKFIKNKREILKTQIKFRQLVFEQPGEKTLFQVSQANKKPVTISQLTKNLKTLIKKLVNAAVPTQILEHTIAEDLHDFGKSFLFIKIKFRKV